One genomic region from Salvia hispanica cultivar TCC Black 2014 chromosome 2, UniMelb_Shisp_WGS_1.0, whole genome shotgun sequence encodes:
- the LOC125205989 gene encoding pentatricopeptide repeat-containing protein At3g53700, chloroplastic isoform X2 → MAFSPSLNLKCHPWTFSHNLIHRFASYPSSPPYLITFQFSRNSAKRPSAKLSSAVPSAISNALLSPDFTPKQLLDCLRDEKDEKLALRLFQWASEQPNFVPALPIYEEILEKLGSVGSFDSIRKVLNHMKLSNIDVVERVFFILIGSYAKFELYDEAVSVLDVMEKEFRVRPGTHAYNFLLNVLVDGNKLKLVESVHSKMINSGVKPDISTFNILIKALCKAHQIRPAILLMEEMPKYGLAPDEKTFTTIMQGYIEEGNLEGALRVREQMVAAQCQWSSVTINVLINGFCKEGRIEEALIFVQKMVNEGFCPDKFTFNTLISGLCKAGHVSHALEILDLMLQEGFDPDVFTYNTVISGLCKKGEVKEAMEVLNQMLSRDCSPNAVTYNAIISTLCKDNQVEEATELARSLTSKGILPDVSTFNSLIQGLCLTSNFNIAMELFSEMKMEGCEPDEFTYNILIDCLCGKGKLEEALRLLKDMESSGCARSVITYNTLIDGFCKIRKIEEAEEIFDQMELQGVSRNLVTYNTLIDGLCKAKRVDEAAQLMDQVIMEGLKPDKFTYNSLLSYFCREGDIQKAADIVQTMTSNGCEPDVVTYGTLIQGLCKAGRVEVLFRRRKVREAMQLFREMEEKNDPPDAISYKIVFRGLCSGGGPIGEAVDFALEVAEKGYLPDVSSFNMLAEGLCSLNMEETLVKLVDKIMVKARFSQNEAAMIRGFLKIRKFSDALAGFGRVLESRKPRKSYWR, encoded by the exons ATGGCTTTCTCTCCTTCTCTCAACCTCAAGTGCCACCCATGGACTTTTTCCCACAATCTCATTCACCGCTTCGCTTCGTATCCTTCAAGCCCACCATACCTAAtcacatttcaattttctagaAATTCAGCAAAACGGCCGTCGGCAAAGCTCTCTTCTGCCGTCCCCTCGGCTATATCTAATGCTCTACTGTCGCCGGACTTTACTCCAAAGCAACTTTTGGATTGCCTTCGCGACGAGAAGGATGAAAAATTGGCCCTCCGCCTGTTCCAGTGGGCCTCGGAGCAGCCAAATTTCGTGCCCGCGTTGCCTATATACGAGGAGATTCTTGAAAAGCTAGGGAGTGTGGGGTCCTTTGATTCCATCAGGAAAGTTTTGAATCATATGAAGCTCTCGAATATTGATGTTGTAGAGCGCGTATTCTTTATCTTGATTGGTAGTTATGCAAAATTTGAGCTTTATGATGAAGCCGTTAGTGTGCTTGATGTGATGGAGAAAGAATTTAGAGTGAGGCCAGGAACTCATGCTTATAACTTTCTATTGAATGTTCTTGTTGATGGGAATAAGTTGAAATTAGTGGAAAGTGTGCATTCTAAGATGATTAACAGTGGCGTTAAACCTGATATTTCGACTTTCAATATATTGATAAAGGCTTTGTGCAAGGCGCATCAGATAAGGCCTGCGATTTTGTTGATGGAGGAGATGCCTAAGTATGGTTTAGCGCCGGATGAGAAGACATTCACCACAATAATGCAGGGTTACATAGAGGAAGGGAATCTCGAGGGGGCTTTGAGGGTGAGGGAGCAAATGGTGGCGGCTCAGTGCCAGTGGAGTAgtgtgactataaatgtgtTGATCAACGGCTTCTGCAAGGAGGGCAGGATCGAGGAGGCTCTGATATTTGTGCAAAAGATGGTTAATGAGGGGTTTTGCCCAGATAAGTTCACGTTCAATACTTTGATAAGTGGTTTGTGCAAAGCAGGGCATGTGAGCCATGCTCTAGAGATCTTGGATTTGATGCTGCAAGAGGGGTTTGATCCCGACGTTTTCACCTATAACACGGTGATATCTGGACTTTGCAAGAAGGGTGAAGTCAAAGAGGCAATGGAAGTTCTCAATCAAATGCTTTCGAGAGATTGCTCTCCGAATGCTGTCACGTATAATGCCATAATCAGCACCTTGTGTAAAGACAATCAGGTAGAAGAAGCTACTGAGCTTGCACGCAGCTTGACTAGCAAGGGTATTCTTCCTGATGTATCGACTTTTAACTCTCTCATACAAGGTCTTTGTTTAACCAGCAACTTCAACATTGCAATGGAGTTATTCTCCGAGATGAAGATGGAAGGATGTGAACCAGATGAGTTCACTTACAACATATTGATTGACTGCCTGTGTGGCAAAGGCAAGCTTGAGGAAGCACTGAGGCTACTTAAGGATATGGAATCGAGTGGCTGTGCAAGAAGTGTGATAACTTATAACACTCTGATTGATGGATTCTGCAAGATcaggaaaattgaagaagcagaGGAGATCTTTGATCAGATGGAACTTCAAGGGGTCTCGAGAAATCTGGTCACGTATAACACTCTGATTGATGGTCTCTGCAAGGCCAAGAGGGTGGATGAGGCTGCTCAGCTTATGGACCAGGTGATAATGGAGGGGCTGAAACCAGATAAGTTCACTTACAATTCCCTCCTTTCCTACTTTTGTAGAGAAGGAGATATTCAAAAGGCTGCGGATATTGTGCAGACAATGACTTCAAACGGGTGTGAGCCAGATGTGGTGACATATGGAACCTTGATTCAAGGGCTGTGTAAAGCTGGAAGAGTCGAG GTGCTTTTCAGGAGGAGAAAAGTGAGAGAAGCGATGCAGCTCTTCAGGGAAATGGAGGAGAAGAATGATCCTCCCGATGCTATATCGTACAAGATTGTTTTCCGGGGGCTCTGCTCTGGTGGTGGCCCCATAGGCGAAGCTGTTGATTTTGCACTTGAAGTGGCTGAGAAAGGCTATCTCCCGGACGTTTCTTCATTCAATATGTTGGCTGAAGGGCTTTGTTCTTTGAACATGGAGGAGACACTAGTGAAACTCGTTGACAAGATAATGGTGAAAGCAAGATTTTCACAGAATGAGGCAGCTATGATAAGGGGTTTCCTTAAAATCCGTAAATTTTCAGATGCGTTGGCTGGTTTTGGCCGGGTTTTGGAGAGCCGAAAACCCAGAAAAAGTTACTGGCGATGA
- the LOC125205989 gene encoding pentatricopeptide repeat-containing protein At3g53700, chloroplastic isoform X1 — protein sequence MAFSPSLNLKCHPWTFSHNLIHRFASYPSSPPYLITFQFSRNSAKRPSAKLSSAVPSAISNALLSPDFTPKQLLDCLRDEKDEKLALRLFQWASEQPNFVPALPIYEEILEKLGSVGSFDSIRKVLNHMKLSNIDVVERVFFILIGSYAKFELYDEAVSVLDVMEKEFRVRPGTHAYNFLLNVLVDGNKLKLVESVHSKMINSGVKPDISTFNILIKALCKAHQIRPAILLMEEMPKYGLAPDEKTFTTIMQGYIEEGNLEGALRVREQMVAAQCQWSSVTINVLINGFCKEGRIEEALIFVQKMVNEGFCPDKFTFNTLISGLCKAGHVSHALEILDLMLQEGFDPDVFTYNTVISGLCKKGEVKEAMEVLNQMLSRDCSPNAVTYNAIISTLCKDNQVEEATELARSLTSKGILPDVSTFNSLIQGLCLTSNFNIAMELFSEMKMEGCEPDEFTYNILIDCLCGKGKLEEALRLLKDMESSGCARSVITYNTLIDGFCKIRKIEEAEEIFDQMELQGVSRNLVTYNTLIDGLCKAKRVDEAAQLMDQVIMEGLKPDKFTYNSLLSYFCREGDIQKAADIVQTMTSNGCEPDVVTYGTLIQGLCKAGRVEVATRLLRSLQMKGMVLTPHAYNPVVQVLFRRRKVREAMQLFREMEEKNDPPDAISYKIVFRGLCSGGGPIGEAVDFALEVAEKGYLPDVSSFNMLAEGLCSLNMEETLVKLVDKIMVKARFSQNEAAMIRGFLKIRKFSDALAGFGRVLESRKPRKSYWR from the coding sequence ATGGCTTTCTCTCCTTCTCTCAACCTCAAGTGCCACCCATGGACTTTTTCCCACAATCTCATTCACCGCTTCGCTTCGTATCCTTCAAGCCCACCATACCTAAtcacatttcaattttctagaAATTCAGCAAAACGGCCGTCGGCAAAGCTCTCTTCTGCCGTCCCCTCGGCTATATCTAATGCTCTACTGTCGCCGGACTTTACTCCAAAGCAACTTTTGGATTGCCTTCGCGACGAGAAGGATGAAAAATTGGCCCTCCGCCTGTTCCAGTGGGCCTCGGAGCAGCCAAATTTCGTGCCCGCGTTGCCTATATACGAGGAGATTCTTGAAAAGCTAGGGAGTGTGGGGTCCTTTGATTCCATCAGGAAAGTTTTGAATCATATGAAGCTCTCGAATATTGATGTTGTAGAGCGCGTATTCTTTATCTTGATTGGTAGTTATGCAAAATTTGAGCTTTATGATGAAGCCGTTAGTGTGCTTGATGTGATGGAGAAAGAATTTAGAGTGAGGCCAGGAACTCATGCTTATAACTTTCTATTGAATGTTCTTGTTGATGGGAATAAGTTGAAATTAGTGGAAAGTGTGCATTCTAAGATGATTAACAGTGGCGTTAAACCTGATATTTCGACTTTCAATATATTGATAAAGGCTTTGTGCAAGGCGCATCAGATAAGGCCTGCGATTTTGTTGATGGAGGAGATGCCTAAGTATGGTTTAGCGCCGGATGAGAAGACATTCACCACAATAATGCAGGGTTACATAGAGGAAGGGAATCTCGAGGGGGCTTTGAGGGTGAGGGAGCAAATGGTGGCGGCTCAGTGCCAGTGGAGTAgtgtgactataaatgtgtTGATCAACGGCTTCTGCAAGGAGGGCAGGATCGAGGAGGCTCTGATATTTGTGCAAAAGATGGTTAATGAGGGGTTTTGCCCAGATAAGTTCACGTTCAATACTTTGATAAGTGGTTTGTGCAAAGCAGGGCATGTGAGCCATGCTCTAGAGATCTTGGATTTGATGCTGCAAGAGGGGTTTGATCCCGACGTTTTCACCTATAACACGGTGATATCTGGACTTTGCAAGAAGGGTGAAGTCAAAGAGGCAATGGAAGTTCTCAATCAAATGCTTTCGAGAGATTGCTCTCCGAATGCTGTCACGTATAATGCCATAATCAGCACCTTGTGTAAAGACAATCAGGTAGAAGAAGCTACTGAGCTTGCACGCAGCTTGACTAGCAAGGGTATTCTTCCTGATGTATCGACTTTTAACTCTCTCATACAAGGTCTTTGTTTAACCAGCAACTTCAACATTGCAATGGAGTTATTCTCCGAGATGAAGATGGAAGGATGTGAACCAGATGAGTTCACTTACAACATATTGATTGACTGCCTGTGTGGCAAAGGCAAGCTTGAGGAAGCACTGAGGCTACTTAAGGATATGGAATCGAGTGGCTGTGCAAGAAGTGTGATAACTTATAACACTCTGATTGATGGATTCTGCAAGATcaggaaaattgaagaagcagaGGAGATCTTTGATCAGATGGAACTTCAAGGGGTCTCGAGAAATCTGGTCACGTATAACACTCTGATTGATGGTCTCTGCAAGGCCAAGAGGGTGGATGAGGCTGCTCAGCTTATGGACCAGGTGATAATGGAGGGGCTGAAACCAGATAAGTTCACTTACAATTCCCTCCTTTCCTACTTTTGTAGAGAAGGAGATATTCAAAAGGCTGCGGATATTGTGCAGACAATGACTTCAAACGGGTGTGAGCCAGATGTGGTGACATATGGAACCTTGATTCAAGGGCTGTGTAAAGCTGGAAGAGTCGAGGTTGCTACGAGGCTTCTCAGAAGCCTCCAGATGAAAGGAATGGTTTTGACTCCGCATGCTTATAATCCTGTGGTGCAGGTGCTTTTCAGGAGGAGAAAAGTGAGAGAAGCGATGCAGCTCTTCAGGGAAATGGAGGAGAAGAATGATCCTCCCGATGCTATATCGTACAAGATTGTTTTCCGGGGGCTCTGCTCTGGTGGTGGCCCCATAGGCGAAGCTGTTGATTTTGCACTTGAAGTGGCTGAGAAAGGCTATCTCCCGGACGTTTCTTCATTCAATATGTTGGCTGAAGGGCTTTGTTCTTTGAACATGGAGGAGACACTAGTGAAACTCGTTGACAAGATAATGGTGAAAGCAAGATTTTCACAGAATGAGGCAGCTATGATAAGGGGTTTCCTTAAAATCCGTAAATTTTCAGATGCGTTGGCTGGTTTTGGCCGGGTTTTGGAGAGCCGAAAACCCAGAAAAAGTTACTGGCGATGA
- the LOC125203343 gene encoding uncharacterized protein LOC125203343, with the protein MANSILERLLPRPRWPVLVYAATWTTILTATVAVASFTPEIAFVSAVNPTSQACSGAAASIRLPLDVPAENLCFHASLFKRSRIDMFVPPIFAATIVACSAFVVKAMGLWEEDQDN; encoded by the coding sequence ATGGCAAACTCAATACTGGAAAGGCTGCTGCCGCGTCCAAGGTGGCCCGTGCTAGTCTACGCCGCCACGTGGACGACTATATTGACGGCGACGGTGGCCGTGGCGTCCTTCACCCCGGAGATAGCGTTTGTTTCGGCTGTTAATCCAACATCGCAGGCGTGCAGTGGAGCGGCTGCCTCCATTAGGCTGCCGTTAGATGTTCCGGCTGAGAATTTGTGCTTCCATGCTTCGCTTTTTAAGCGGTCGAGAATCGATATGTTTGTGCCGCCTATTTTCGCAGCCACCATTGTTGCTTGTTCGGCTTTTGTTGTCAAAGCTATGGGATTATGGGAAGAGGATCAAGATAATtaa